A single region of the Streptomyces sp. NBC_01262 genome encodes:
- a CDS encoding class I SAM-dependent methyltransferase, with protein MADHRARPGRRPGTAATGRTPRAPEDRVSTTEAPRYAPEWLELREGADAAARAAELIEPLRRRLADPARPIGQAIVIRDLGCGSGSMGRWLAPRLDGPQHWVLHDHDPDLLDLAAERMPTTAADGSLVTVETVRGDVTGLTAENLAGTSLVTASALLDLFTREEVDALAAACARAGCPALLALSVMGRVELEPADPLDAEITAAFNAHQRREDHGRRLLGPDAVTAACEAFDQLDTTVRVHSSPWQLDGERRALTAEWLRGWTGAAVEQRPDLAARAEEYLRRRLESCEAGELRAVVHHSDLLALPRQAGGTTGGASS; from the coding sequence GTGGCAGACCACCGCGCACGGCCTGGCCGGCGCCCTGGAACAGCTGCGACAGGAAGAACTCCACGAGCCCCGGAGGATCGCGTGAGCACGACCGAGGCACCCCGTTACGCCCCCGAGTGGCTGGAGCTGCGGGAGGGCGCCGACGCGGCCGCCCGCGCCGCCGAGCTCATCGAGCCGCTGCGCCGCCGCCTCGCGGACCCGGCGCGGCCCATCGGCCAGGCCATCGTGATCCGCGACCTCGGCTGCGGCTCCGGTTCCATGGGACGCTGGCTCGCGCCCCGGCTGGACGGCCCCCAGCACTGGGTGCTGCACGACCACGACCCCGACCTGCTCGACCTCGCCGCCGAGCGGATGCCCACGACGGCGGCCGACGGCAGCCTCGTCACCGTCGAGACCGTACGCGGCGACGTCACCGGCCTGACCGCCGAGAACCTCGCCGGCACCTCCCTGGTGACCGCCTCCGCCCTGCTCGACCTGTTCACCCGCGAAGAGGTCGACGCCCTCGCCGCCGCCTGCGCCCGCGCCGGCTGCCCCGCCCTGCTCGCGCTGTCCGTCATGGGACGGGTCGAGCTGGAGCCGGCCGACCCGCTCGACGCCGAGATCACCGCCGCGTTCAACGCCCACCAGCGCCGCGAGGACCACGGCCGCCGGCTGCTCGGCCCCGACGCGGTCACCGCGGCCTGCGAGGCCTTCGACCAGCTGGACACGACCGTACGCGTGCACAGCAGCCCGTGGCAGCTCGACGGGGAGCGTCGCGCGCTGACCGCCGAATGGCTGCGCGGCTGGACCGGCGCGGCCGTCGAGCAGCGGCCGGACCTCGCTGCGCGCGCCGAGGAGTATCTGCGCCGCCGCCTGGAGAGTTGCGAGGCGGGCGAGCTGCGGGCGGTGGTGCACCACAGCGACCTGCTGGCACTGCCCCGGCAGGCGGGCGGCACGACGGGCGGGGCCTCCTCATGA
- a CDS encoding zinc-dependent alcohol dehydrogenase, which yields MKRTGSAFWLRSPGVGELRDVVLPEPGEGDVVVRTLCSGVSRGTESLVFRGGVPSSQYAAMRAPFQDGDFPGPVKYGYLNVGLVEEGPESLVGRTVFCLYPHQTRYVVPASAVTVVPDSVPATRAVLAGTVETAVNAVWDAAPMLGDRIAVIGAGMIGCSVAAVLARFPAVRVQLVDAEPARAGIAAALGVEFALPQDALGDCDVVVHASATEAGLARSLELLAPEGTVLELSWYGDRRVSLPLGEAFHSRRLVLRSSQVGSVSPARRSSRSFGDRLALALELLADPALDALVTGECAFEELPQVMTAIAAGELPGLCHRVLYG from the coding sequence ATGAAACGCACAGGAAGTGCGTTCTGGCTCCGCTCGCCCGGCGTCGGCGAGCTCCGGGACGTCGTTCTGCCGGAGCCCGGTGAGGGCGATGTCGTGGTGCGCACGCTGTGTTCAGGGGTGAGCCGGGGGACGGAGAGCCTGGTCTTCCGGGGCGGTGTGCCGAGCAGCCAGTACGCCGCCATGCGGGCGCCGTTCCAGGACGGGGACTTTCCCGGGCCCGTCAAGTACGGCTATCTGAATGTCGGCCTGGTGGAGGAGGGGCCGGAGAGCCTGGTGGGGCGCACGGTGTTCTGCCTCTACCCGCACCAGACCCGGTACGTCGTCCCGGCGAGCGCCGTGACCGTGGTGCCGGACAGCGTCCCCGCCACGCGGGCCGTGCTGGCCGGGACGGTGGAGACCGCGGTGAACGCGGTGTGGGACGCCGCCCCGATGCTCGGCGACCGGATCGCGGTGATCGGCGCCGGCATGATCGGCTGCTCGGTGGCCGCCGTACTGGCCCGGTTCCCGGCCGTACGCGTCCAGTTGGTCGACGCAGAGCCCGCGCGGGCCGGCATCGCCGCGGCCCTCGGCGTCGAATTCGCCCTGCCGCAGGACGCGCTGGGCGACTGCGACGTGGTCGTCCACGCCAGCGCCACCGAGGCCGGGCTCGCGCGCTCACTGGAACTCCTCGCCCCCGAGGGCACCGTCCTGGAACTGAGCTGGTACGGCGACCGCCGGGTCAGCCTGCCGCTGGGGGAGGCCTTCCACTCCCGCCGACTGGTCCTGCGCAGCAGCCAGGTCGGCTCGGTGTCCCCGGCCCGCCGTTCCAGCCGGAGCTTCGGCGACCGGCTCGCGCTCGCGCTGGAACTGCTGGCCGATCCCGCCCTCGACGCGCTGGTCACCGGGGAGTGCGCGTTCGAGGAGCTGCCCCAGGTGATGACGGCGATCGCCGCCGGTGAATTGCCCGGGTTGTGTCATCGCGTTCTCTACGGCTGA
- a CDS encoding sugar ABC transporter ATP-binding protein codes for MAETTTGRPAPVAEATGISKRFGATVALRDARISIAEGEAHALVGRNGAGKSTLVSVLTGLQQPDTGTLSFSGGPAPSHGDTAAWRARVACVYQHSMTIGELTVAENLFLDRQSSGALRPIRWKALRQRAEQLLAEYGVGIDPAARAKDLTVEQRQFVEIARALSFGARFIILDEPTAKLDARGIARLFDKLRDLQRQGVAFLFISHHLQEVYDLCGTVTVYRDARHILTAPVAELGHQALVEAMTGEGTTTVAARADGSGAAAEGDARELLACDGLSLQGAYRDLSLSVRAGEVVGLAGAAASGNVRLGETVAGLHRPEAGRIRVAGREVRTGSVPSALAAGIGLVPEDRRLQGLVNNRSVAENATLTVTDQLGPYGIVLPSRTRAFAQRMIKDLDIKTPGPATPVSALSGGNQQKVVVARALAADPHVLVTIRPTNGVDVRSKEFLLARIRQVADEGRAALIISDELDDLRVCDRVVAMFHGRVVAEFGREWRDDQLVAAMEGVSGKGTGSEPDAEPLSEATDKPGR; via the coding sequence ATGGCGGAGACCACGACCGGGCGACCGGCCCCCGTGGCCGAGGCGACCGGGATCAGCAAGCGCTTCGGCGCCACCGTCGCGCTGCGCGACGCCCGCATATCGATCGCCGAGGGCGAGGCGCACGCCCTGGTCGGCCGCAACGGAGCGGGCAAGTCCACGCTCGTGTCCGTACTCACCGGCCTGCAACAGCCGGACACCGGGACGCTGAGCTTCTCCGGCGGACCGGCACCGTCCCACGGCGACACCGCGGCATGGCGAGCCAGGGTCGCCTGCGTCTACCAGCACTCCATGACCATCGGTGAGCTGACCGTTGCCGAGAACCTCTTCCTGGACCGGCAGAGCTCCGGCGCGCTGCGCCCCATCCGCTGGAAGGCGCTGCGGCAGCGCGCCGAGCAGCTGCTCGCCGAATACGGCGTCGGCATCGACCCGGCCGCCCGCGCCAAGGATCTGACCGTGGAGCAGCGGCAGTTCGTGGAGATCGCGCGGGCGCTCTCCTTCGGCGCGCGGTTCATCATCCTGGACGAGCCGACCGCCAAGCTCGACGCGCGCGGCATCGCCCGCCTCTTCGACAAGCTCCGCGACCTGCAGCGGCAGGGCGTCGCCTTTCTCTTCATCTCCCACCACCTGCAGGAGGTCTACGACCTCTGCGGCACCGTCACCGTCTACCGGGACGCCCGCCACATCCTCACCGCCCCCGTCGCCGAACTCGGCCACCAGGCCCTGGTGGAGGCCATGACCGGTGAGGGCACCACGACGGTCGCCGCCCGGGCCGACGGGTCCGGCGCGGCGGCCGAGGGCGACGCGCGGGAGCTGCTGGCCTGCGACGGGCTCTCGCTCCAGGGCGCCTACCGGGACCTGTCCCTGTCGGTACGGGCCGGTGAGGTGGTGGGCCTGGCCGGAGCCGCCGCCAGCGGCAACGTACGCCTCGGAGAGACGGTGGCAGGCCTGCACCGCCCCGAGGCCGGACGGATCCGGGTGGCCGGCCGCGAGGTCCGCACCGGCAGCGTGCCGTCGGCGCTCGCCGCGGGCATCGGGCTGGTCCCCGAGGACCGCCGCCTCCAGGGACTGGTCAACAACCGCAGCGTCGCGGAGAACGCCACGCTGACCGTCACCGACCAGCTCGGCCCGTACGGCATCGTGCTGCCCTCCCGGACCAGGGCCTTCGCCCAGCGCATGATCAAGGACCTGGACATCAAGACCCCGGGCCCGGCCACCCCGGTCTCCGCGCTGTCCGGGGGCAACCAGCAGAAGGTCGTCGTCGCCCGCGCCCTGGCCGCCGATCCCCATGTCCTGGTCACCATCCGGCCGACCAACGGGGTCGACGTCAGGTCCAAGGAATTCCTGCTCGCCAGGATCCGTCAGGTCGCCGACGAAGGCCGGGCCGCCCTGATCATCTCCGACGAGCTGGACGACCTGCGGGTCTGCGACCGGGTCGTGGCCATGTTCCACGGCCGGGTGGTCGCCGAGTTCGGGCGCGAATGGCGGGACGACCAGCTGGTCGCCGCGATGGAAGGCGTATCGGGCAAGGGCACCGGCTCCGAACCCGACGCCGAACCCCTGTCCGAAGCCACCGACAAGCCCGGAAGGTGA
- a CDS encoding sugar ABC transporter substrate-binding protein — MSFTLTRSTATVAAAVLAVAGFATACNRGSETAGTSAAKKPAIGIDLPRSDSDFWNSYAQYLKKDIKADGVNNLPLSNSQNDITKLVANVQVFENTGAKAIVMAPQDTGAIASTLDTLASKKIPVVSVDTRPDKGDVYMVVRADNKAYGTKACQYLGKQLGGKGKVAEFQGALDSINGRDRSEAFASCMKTDFPKIKVFELPTDWKGDVASAKLQSLLAQHPDLNGIYMQAGGVFLQPTLALLKQKGLLKPAGTAGHITIISNDGIPQEFDAIRKGEIDATVSQPADLYAKYALYYAEAAAAGKTFQPGATDHDSTIITIPNGLEDQLPAPLVTKANVDDKTLWGNNIG; from the coding sequence ATGAGTTTCACCCTGACGCGCTCCACCGCCACCGTCGCCGCGGCAGTCCTCGCGGTGGCGGGGTTCGCCACCGCCTGCAACCGCGGAAGCGAGACCGCGGGCACGAGCGCGGCCAAGAAGCCGGCCATCGGCATCGACCTGCCGCGATCGGACTCCGACTTCTGGAACTCCTACGCCCAGTACCTGAAGAAGGACATCAAGGCGGACGGCGTCAACAACCTGCCGCTCAGCAACTCCCAGAACGACATCACCAAGCTGGTCGCCAACGTCCAGGTCTTCGAGAACACCGGGGCCAAGGCGATCGTCATGGCCCCCCAGGACACCGGCGCCATCGCCTCGACGCTGGACACGCTGGCGTCCAAGAAGATCCCTGTGGTCAGCGTCGACACCCGGCCGGACAAGGGCGACGTCTACATGGTGGTCCGCGCCGACAACAAGGCGTACGGCACCAAGGCCTGCCAGTACCTCGGCAAGCAACTGGGCGGCAAGGGCAAGGTCGCCGAGTTCCAGGGCGCGCTGGACTCCATCAACGGACGGGACCGCTCCGAGGCCTTCGCCTCGTGCATGAAGACGGACTTCCCCAAGATCAAGGTCTTCGAGCTGCCCACCGACTGGAAGGGCGACGTCGCCTCGGCCAAGCTCCAGAGCCTGCTCGCCCAGCACCCCGACCTGAACGGCATCTACATGCAGGCCGGCGGGGTCTTCCTCCAGCCCACCCTGGCCCTGCTCAAGCAGAAGGGGCTGCTCAAGCCCGCGGGCACCGCCGGCCACATCACGATCATCTCCAACGACGGCATCCCGCAGGAGTTCGACGCGATCCGCAAGGGCGAGATCGACGCCACCGTCTCCCAGCCCGCCGACCTCTACGCCAAGTACGCGCTGTACTACGCCGAGGCCGCGGCCGCCGGCAAGACCTTCCAGCCCGGGGCGACCGACCACGACTCCACCATCATCACGATCCCCAACGGCCTGGAGGACCAGCTCCCCGCCCCGCTGGTGACCAAGGCAAACGTCGACGACAAGACGCTCTGGGGCAACAACATCGGTTAG
- a CDS encoding glycosyltransferase family 4 protein, with product MSGTGVVHVVLPGGVDDPATPSGGNTYDRRICRDLPAAGWQVHEHAVAGAWPQPGAAARAELAGILAELPDGAVVLLDGLVACAVPYIVVPEARRLRLAVLVHLPLGEETGLPPGRAAELDVLERKTLRAVSAVVATSRWAARRLAAHHGLAPARVHVAAPGADIEPLAPGTDATDGVPRLLCVASVTPRKGQDRLVEALAEVADLSWTCVCAGGLGQDPEYVARFRELIEKYGLGDRVHLPGPLAGAELDAAYAAADLMVLASHAETYGMAVTEALARGVPVLATAVGGLPEALGQAPDGGVPGLLVPPQDPQALTAALRRWLGEPGLRREVKAAALGRRTALDGWQTTAHGLAGALEQLRQEELHEPRRIA from the coding sequence ATGAGCGGCACTGGTGTGGTGCATGTCGTGCTGCCCGGCGGCGTCGACGACCCGGCGACCCCCAGCGGCGGCAACACCTACGACCGCCGGATCTGCCGCGACCTGCCCGCCGCCGGCTGGCAGGTCCACGAACACGCCGTCGCCGGCGCTTGGCCGCAGCCCGGCGCCGCCGCCCGCGCCGAACTGGCCGGGATCCTCGCCGAACTGCCCGACGGCGCGGTCGTCCTGCTCGACGGGCTCGTGGCCTGCGCCGTCCCGTACATCGTCGTCCCCGAGGCCCGGCGGCTGCGCCTGGCGGTGCTGGTGCACCTGCCGCTGGGCGAGGAGACCGGACTGCCCCCGGGCCGGGCGGCCGAGCTGGACGTCCTGGAGCGCAAGACCCTGCGCGCCGTCTCGGCGGTCGTCGCGACCAGCCGCTGGGCCGCCCGCAGGCTCGCCGCCCACCACGGGCTGGCCCCGGCCCGGGTCCATGTCGCCGCGCCCGGCGCCGACATCGAGCCGCTCGCGCCCGGCACGGACGCCACCGACGGCGTGCCGCGGCTGCTCTGCGTCGCCTCCGTGACCCCGCGCAAGGGCCAGGACCGGCTGGTCGAGGCCCTCGCGGAGGTGGCCGACCTGAGCTGGACCTGCGTCTGCGCGGGAGGACTGGGCCAGGACCCCGAGTACGTCGCCCGGTTCCGCGAGCTGATCGAGAAGTACGGCCTCGGCGACCGCGTCCACCTCCCCGGCCCGCTGGCCGGCGCCGAGCTGGACGCGGCCTACGCCGCCGCCGACCTCATGGTCCTCGCCTCGCACGCCGAGACCTACGGCATGGCCGTCACCGAGGCCCTCGCGCGCGGCGTCCCGGTGCTCGCCACCGCCGTGGGCGGACTCCCCGAAGCCCTCGGGCAGGCACCGGACGGCGGCGTGCCCGGCCTTCTCGTACCGCCGCAGGACCCCCAGGCGCTCACCGCCGCGCTGCGCCGCTGGCTCGGCGAGCCCGGCCTGCGCCGCGAGGTGAAGGCTGCCGCACTGGGCAGGCGTACCGCGCTGGACGGGTGGCAGACCACCGCGCACGGCCTGGCCGGCGCCCTGGAACAGCTGCGACAGGAAGAACTCCACGAGCCCCGGAGGATCGCGTGA
- a CDS encoding TIGR03086 family metal-binding protein, translating into MIDLEPAARRIAVLAEGVTDDQLEAPTPCPEYAVRNILGHLLGLSVAFRDAGRKELGERTGIAPGTVLPDIDGDGNWRGELPKALDELAATWREPGAWEGMTQAGGVTFPAAEAGRVALDELVVHGWDLARATGQLYAPDTASLEASYAMLAAFADDRPAGGAFGPVVAVAAGAPLLDRVVGLSGRDPSWAVRRPL; encoded by the coding sequence ATGATCGACCTGGAACCGGCCGCGCGCCGGATCGCCGTCCTCGCCGAGGGCGTCACCGACGATCAGCTCGAAGCGCCGACGCCCTGCCCGGAGTACGCGGTGCGCAACATCCTCGGGCATCTGCTCGGCCTGAGCGTCGCTTTCCGCGACGCGGGGCGCAAGGAACTCGGCGAGCGGACCGGCATCGCCCCGGGGACCGTCCTGCCGGACATCGACGGCGACGGAAACTGGCGCGGCGAGCTGCCTAAGGCGCTCGACGAGCTGGCCGCCACCTGGCGCGAGCCCGGAGCGTGGGAGGGCATGACCCAGGCCGGCGGCGTCACCTTCCCCGCCGCCGAGGCGGGCCGGGTCGCCCTCGACGAACTCGTCGTCCACGGCTGGGATCTGGCCCGCGCCACCGGCCAGCTGTACGCGCCGGACACCGCGAGCCTGGAGGCTTCGTACGCGATGCTCGCCGCGTTCGCCGACGACCGTCCGGCGGGCGGCGCCTTCGGCCCGGTGGTCGCGGTCGCGGCCGGTGCCCCGCTGCTGGACCGGGTGGTCGGGCTCAGCGGACGCGATCCGTCATGGGCGGTGCGAAGGCCGCTTTGA
- a CDS encoding 6-pyruvoyl trahydropterin synthase family protein produces the protein MFSITVREHLMIAHSFRGEVFGPAQRLHGATFLVDATFRRAELDDDNIVVDIGLATRELGDLVGELNYRNLDDEDAFKGINTSTEYLAKVIADRLADRVHAGALGEGARGLAGISVTLHESHIAWASYERAL, from the coding sequence TTGTTCAGCATCACCGTCCGCGAGCACCTCATGATCGCTCACAGCTTCCGTGGAGAGGTCTTCGGGCCCGCGCAGCGCCTGCACGGAGCGACGTTCCTCGTGGACGCCACGTTCCGCCGTGCCGAGCTGGACGACGACAACATCGTCGTCGACATCGGCCTGGCCACCCGGGAACTCGGCGACCTGGTCGGCGAGCTCAACTACCGCAACCTCGACGACGAGGACGCCTTCAAGGGCATCAACACCAGCACCGAGTACCTGGCCAAGGTCATCGCCGACCGCCTCGCCGACCGCGTGCACGCCGGGGCGCTGGGCGAGGGAGCGCGCGGCCTGGCCGGCATCTCGGTCACCCTGCACGAATCGCACATCGCCTGGGCGAGTTACGAGCGCGCCCTATGA
- a CDS encoding CDP-alcohol phosphatidyltransferase family protein, whose product MRQETAAGLGAQILLLLILSTATGLGPAGLLTGLAVSVTAWAVLTRALVTTWPRPRTFGPANRVTLARATLVGGVTALVADSFQNPPPVTVLVALTTVALILDAVDGQVARRTDSASALGARFDMEVDAFLILVLSVYVATSQGAWVLLIGGMRYAFVAAARVLPWLNGALPPSMARKTVAAFQGIFLLVAAAGILPSTATLGVVLLALSSLCWSFGRDIGYLWRVKAAFAPPMTDRVR is encoded by the coding sequence TTGCGGCAGGAGACAGCCGCCGGACTGGGCGCGCAAATACTCCTGCTGCTCATTCTCAGTACGGCTACCGGCCTGGGCCCCGCCGGACTGCTCACCGGCCTCGCGGTGTCCGTCACCGCCTGGGCCGTCCTCACCCGCGCCCTTGTGACCACCTGGCCCCGGCCCCGCACCTTCGGACCGGCCAACCGCGTCACGCTGGCCCGCGCCACGCTCGTCGGCGGGGTGACCGCGCTGGTCGCGGACTCCTTCCAGAACCCGCCGCCGGTCACGGTCCTGGTCGCCCTCACCACCGTCGCCCTGATCCTGGACGCGGTCGACGGCCAGGTCGCCCGGCGCACCGACTCCGCCTCCGCCCTGGGCGCGCGCTTCGACATGGAGGTCGACGCCTTCCTCATCCTGGTCCTCAGCGTCTACGTCGCCACCTCCCAGGGCGCGTGGGTGCTGCTCATCGGCGGCATGCGCTACGCCTTCGTGGCGGCGGCCCGCGTCCTGCCGTGGCTGAACGGGGCGCTGCCGCCCAGCATGGCCCGCAAGACGGTGGCCGCGTTCCAGGGCATCTTCCTGCTGGTGGCCGCCGCCGGGATCCTTCCGTCGACGGCGACGCTCGGGGTGGTCCTGCTGGCGCTGTCCTCGCTGTGCTGGTCCTTCGGGCGGGACATCGGCTACCTGTGGCGGGTCAAAGCGGCCTTCGCACCGCCCATGACGGATCGCGTCCGCTGA
- a CDS encoding lysylphosphatidylglycerol synthase transmembrane domain-containing protein, which translates to MISTISRALRGRVGTLAGIALIAVLMWRLGTGPFMDGLRRIDGLTLLAALGIGLLTTVFSAWRWCLVARALNVRLPLGRAVADYYRALFLNAALPGGVLGDVNRAVRHGKNAGDIARGVRAVVLERTAGQVVLIAAGVLVLVADPSPALTQTGHLVAAPDVLRTLAVLGGLALAVAVTAVVLRKGPAVSLWHRVVRALRGELAEARLGLLGRASWPGVVLSSAAVLAGHLGMFLLAARVAGSRAPVAELLPLMMLALIAMALPLNIGGWGPREGVTAWAFGAAGLGASQGLSVAVVYGVLAFAAALPGIGVLAVQWLAGRRSAAGLGQLELEERVLTEGGTPHRRPERVPHHVGAGEAQPRHAVADKDRGHGDVQTLQRPLVQEA; encoded by the coding sequence ATGATCTCCACGATCTCCCGCGCCCTTCGGGGCCGGGTCGGCACCCTCGCCGGAATCGCCCTCATCGCGGTGCTGATGTGGCGGCTGGGCACCGGCCCCTTCATGGACGGCCTGCGCCGGATCGACGGCCTCACCCTGCTGGCCGCGCTCGGCATCGGTCTGCTCACCACCGTGTTCAGCGCCTGGCGCTGGTGCCTGGTGGCCCGCGCCCTGAACGTCCGGCTGCCGCTGGGCCGGGCCGTCGCCGACTACTACCGCGCCCTCTTCCTCAACGCGGCGCTGCCCGGCGGCGTCCTCGGCGACGTCAACCGGGCCGTACGGCACGGGAAGAACGCCGGCGACATCGCCCGGGGCGTGCGCGCGGTCGTCCTCGAACGGACCGCCGGCCAGGTGGTCCTGATCGCGGCCGGTGTGCTGGTGCTGGTGGCCGACCCCTCCCCGGCGCTGACGCAGACCGGACACCTCGTCGCGGCCCCGGATGTCCTGCGCACCCTCGCCGTGCTGGGCGGGCTCGCTCTCGCCGTCGCCGTCACGGCCGTCGTACTGCGCAAGGGCCCCGCCGTCTCCCTGTGGCACCGCGTGGTCCGCGCCCTGCGCGGCGAACTGGCCGAGGCCCGCCTCGGCCTGCTCGGACGCGCGAGCTGGCCGGGCGTGGTGCTCTCCTCCGCCGCCGTGCTGGCCGGACACCTGGGCATGTTCCTGCTCGCCGCCCGCGTCGCCGGATCCCGTGCCCCGGTGGCCGAGTTGCTGCCGCTGATGATGCTGGCGCTGATCGCCATGGCCCTGCCGCTGAACATCGGCGGCTGGGGGCCCAGGGAGGGCGTCACCGCCTGGGCCTTCGGCGCCGCCGGGCTGGGCGCGTCACAGGGGCTGAGCGTCGCGGTGGTGTACGGAGTGCTCGCCTTCGCCGCCGCCCTGCCGGGCATCGGCGTGCTCGCCGTCCAGTGGCTCGCCGGACGGCGCAGCGCCGCCGGGCTAGGACAGCTCGAACTCGAAGAGCGTGTCCTCACCGAGGGCGGCACGCCGCACCGGCGGCCGGAGCGCGTCCCGCATCACGTCGGTGCCGGTGAAGCGCAGCCCCGGCACGCCGTCGCCGATAAGGACCGGGGCCACGGTGACGTACAGACGCTGCAGCGCCCCCTCGTGCAGGAAGCGTGA
- a CDS encoding ABC transporter permease yields MSATTDATEAADTAQAVPAASGTARRRADLSRLRELSLLPAILVLGLIGFIVSPAFLTSDNLIGVAQQSTELSLLVLAEALILIVGRMDLSLESTIGVAPVIAVWLVLPGTGGRFTGLGLFPEAAAIPLCLAVGALIGAVNGFLILKLRLNGFIVTLGALTMLRGLQIAISEGQSIVEMPASFSYLGRAAWLGVPAAIWICALLFAIGGSALAWLRHGRALYAIGGNPEAARTAGIRVDRITWIVLIIGGLLAAFAGVLYSGHYGSISADQGSGWIFQVFAATVIGGVSLNGGRGTLFGALTGVLTLQLVVNVMTLAGVPPLWNQFLNGAIIILALIISRFASGEKQE; encoded by the coding sequence ATGTCCGCCACCACAGACGCCACCGAAGCCGCGGACACCGCGCAGGCGGTGCCCGCGGCGAGCGGCACCGCACGTCGCCGGGCCGACCTCTCCCGGCTGCGCGAGCTGTCGTTGCTCCCGGCCATCCTCGTCCTCGGGCTCATCGGGTTCATCGTCTCGCCGGCCTTCCTCACCTCGGACAACCTCATCGGGGTGGCGCAGCAGTCCACCGAACTGAGCCTGCTGGTCCTGGCCGAGGCGCTGATCCTCATCGTCGGCCGGATGGACCTGTCGCTGGAGTCCACCATCGGCGTGGCCCCCGTCATCGCGGTCTGGCTGGTTCTGCCCGGCACCGGCGGACGCTTCACGGGCCTCGGGCTCTTCCCCGAGGCGGCGGCGATACCGCTGTGCCTGGCCGTCGGGGCGCTGATCGGCGCGGTCAACGGCTTCCTCATCCTCAAGCTGCGGCTCAACGGATTCATCGTCACCCTCGGCGCGCTCACCATGCTGCGCGGCCTGCAGATCGCCATCTCCGAGGGCCAGTCCATCGTCGAGATGCCCGCGTCCTTCAGCTACCTCGGCCGCGCCGCCTGGCTCGGCGTCCCCGCCGCCATCTGGATCTGCGCGCTGCTCTTCGCCATCGGCGGCTCCGCGCTGGCCTGGCTGCGGCACGGCCGGGCCCTCTACGCGATCGGCGGAAACCCCGAGGCCGCCCGCACCGCGGGCATCCGGGTGGACCGGATCACCTGGATCGTCCTGATCATCGGAGGGCTGCTGGCCGCCTTCGCAGGGGTCCTCTACAGCGGCCATTACGGTTCCATCTCCGCCGACCAGGGCAGCGGCTGGATCTTCCAGGTCTTCGCGGCGACCGTCATCGGCGGCGTCAGCCTCAACGGCGGCCGGGGCACCCTGTTCGGCGCCCTGACCGGTGTGCTCACCCTCCAGCTCGTGGTCAACGTCATGACCCTGGCGGGTGTGCCGCCGCTGTGGAACCAGTTCCTCAACGGCGCGATCATCATCCTCGCCCTGATCATCTCCCGCTTCGCCTCGGGCGAGAAGCAGGAGTAG